In one window of Athene noctua chromosome 17, bAthNoc1.hap1.1, whole genome shotgun sequence DNA:
- the FAM222A gene encoding protein FAM222A — translation MLACLQRTQNPPAQHLTCPNKALEPRKCETAAPMHSPRYPSPAELDAYAQKVANSPLTIKIFPTNIRVPQHKHLNRTVNGYDTTGQRYSPYPLHAGGYQGLLAIVKASGKSVVKNSEGKRTKLSPAQVGVAPYPASSTLAQGPSCAGQLSYHGGQKQLEGPVPPNVTVAASVLPLAGRSLALPPSNLPSIQSIIYQINQQCQAQGTQPGCPAVVATNPSPAKHGAFPGTAAYAGAVLPECRKGAELALGSNPALAAKAGVYPEGMDYLVWQQKQQQQHLRMYSGGSGGGGALSKSPETCAGASRPYALGGAAEKVSSSPLNCMHGNFSVGQYFAPPWNSILVTPNSDCYNPPELGAGPRDLGVPPGEGLPSKTLCNTSILSSSLQSLEYLINDIHPPCIKEQMLGKGYETVSVPRLLDHQHAHIRLPVYR, via the coding sequence GCGAGACGGCGGCACCCATGCATTCCCCACGCTACCCCAGCCCCGCCGAGCTGGACGCCTACGCACAGAAGGTGGCCAACAGCCCGCTGACCATCAAGATCTTCCCCACCAACATCAGGGTCCCCCAGCACAAGCACCTTAACCGGACGGTCAACGGCTACGACACCACGGGGCAGCGCTACAGCCCCTACCCCCTGCACGCCGGCGGCTACCAGGGGCTCCTGGCCATCGTCAAAGCCTCCGGCAAAAGCGTGGTGAAGAATTCGGAGGGGAAGCGGACTAAGCTCTCGCCCGCCCAGGTTGGCGTCGCTCCCTACCCCGCCTCAAGCACTTTAGCTCAAGGTCCCTCCTGCGCCGGGCAGCTGAGCTACCACGGCGGCCAGAAGCAGCTGGAGGGTCCCGTGCCCCCCAACGTGACGGTGGCGGCTTCGGTGCTGCCGCTGGCGGGCCGGAGCCTGGCCCTGCCGCCGTCCAACCTGCCCTCCATCCAGAGCATCATCTACCAGATCAATCAGCAGTGCCAGGCGCAGGGCACCCAGCCGGGCTGCCCGGCCGTCGTGGCCACCAACCCCAGCCCGGCCAAGCACGGCGCCTTCCCCGGCACCGCCGCCTACGCCGGCGCCGTCCTGCCGGAGTGCCGCAAGGGCGCCGAGCTGGCGCTGGGCTCCAACCCGGCCCTGGCAGCCAAGGCGGGCGTTTACCCCGAGGGCATGGACTACCTGGtgtggcagcagaagcagcagcagcagcacctgcgAATGTAcagcgggggcagcggcggcgggggggccctcAGCAAGTCCCCCGAGACCTGCGCGGGTGCCTCGCGTCCCTACGCCCTGGGCGGCGCGGCCGAGAAGGTGAGCTCGTCCCCCTTGAACTGCATGCACGGCAACTTCTCGGTGGGGCAATACTTCGCCCCGCCTTGGAACAGCATCTTGGTGACGCCCAACAGCGACTGTTACAACCCGCCGGAGCTGGGGGCCGGGCCCCGTGATTTGGGGGTGCCCCCCGGCGAGGGGCTGCCCAGCAAGACGCTCTGCAATACCTCCATCCTCAGCAGCAGCCTCCAGTCCCTGGAGTATCTCATCAACGACATCCACCCGCCCTGCATCAAGGAGCAGATGCTGGGCAAGGGCTACGAGACCGTGTCTGTGCCAAGGCTCTTGGACCACCAGCACGCCCACATCCGCCTGCCCGTCTACAGATAA
- the TRPV4 gene encoding transient receptor potential cation channel subfamily V member 4, which produces MADAEDPPRVVGGDAGEGPGDDGSLQNDSFPLSSLANLFESEDTPSSAEAARGPPGAGDGKQNLRMKFHGAFRKGAPKPMELLEATIYESAVVPGPKKAPMDSLFDYGTYRHHPSENKRWRRRVVEKPVAGVKGPAPNPPPVLKVFNRPILFDIVSRGSPAGLDGLLSFLLTHKKRLTDEEFREPSTGKTCLPKALLNLSGGRNDTIPVLLDIAEKTGNMREFINSPFRDVYYRGQTALHIAIERRCKHYVELLVEKGADVHAQARGRFFQPKDEGGYFYFGELPLSLAACTNQPHIVHYLTENGHKQADLRRQDSRGNTVLHALVAIADNTRENTKFVTKMYDLLLVKCAKLFPDTNLEALLNNDGLSPLMMAAKTGKIGIFQHIIRREIVDEDARHLSRKFKDWAYGPVYSSLYDLSSLDTCGEEVSVLEILVYNSKIENRHEMLAVEPINELLRDKWRKFGAVSFYISVVSYLCAMVIFTLVAYYRPMEGPPPYPYTTTADYLRLAGEIITLLTGILFFFTNIKDLFMKKCPGVNSFFIDGSFQLLYFIYSVLVIVTAGLYLGGVEAYLAVMVFALVLGWMNALYFTRGLKLTGTYSIMIQKILFKDLFRFLLVYLLFMIGYASALVSLLNPCPSSESCGEEPSNCTVPTYPSCRDSQTFSTFLLDLFKLTIGMGDLEMLESAKYPGVFIILLVTYIILTFVLLLNMLIALMGETVGQVSKESKHIWKLQWATTILDIERSFPVFLRRAFRSGEMVTVGKGTDGTPDRRWCFRVDEVNWSHWNQNLGIISEDPGKSDTYQYYGFSHTVGRLRRDRWSTVVPRVVELNKSCQPEEVVVPLGTVGTAEARERRHGQASSSPL; this is translated from the exons ATGGCAGATGCCGAAGACCCCCCCCGTGTCGTTGGTGGCGATGCTGGGGAGGGCCCGGGGGATGACGGGTCCCTCCAGAACGATTCCTTCCCGCTCTCCTCGCTGGCCAACCTGTTTGAGAGCGAGGACACCCCGTCCTCCGCCGAGGcagcccggggcccccccggcgctGGGGATGGAAAGCAAAACCTCCGCATGAAATTCCATGGGGCTTTCCGGAAAGGGGCCCCGAAAcccatggagctgctggaggccaCCATCTACGAGTCAGCCGTGGTCCCTGGGCCCAAGAAAGCCCCCATGGACTCCCTGTTTGACTACGGCACCTACCGCCACCACCCCAGTGAGAACAAGCGCTGGCGCAGGAGGGTCGTGGA GAAGCCGGTGGCGGGCGTGAAGGGGCCGGCTCCCAACCCACCCCCCGTCCTCAAGGTCTTCAACAGACCCATCCTCTTCGACATCGTCTCCCGGGGGTCCCCGGCTGGCCTGGACgggctcctctccttcctcctcacccacAAGAAGCGCCTCACAGATGAGGAGTTTCGAG AGCCCTCCACGGGGAAGACCTGCCTGCCCAAGGCACTGCTCAACCTGAGCGGGGGCAGGAACGACACCATCCCCGTCCTCCTCGACATCGCCGAGAAGACGGGCAACATGCGGGAGTTCATCAACTCGCCCTTCAGGGACGTCTACTAccgag GTCAGACAGCCCTGCACATCGCCATCGAGCGCCGGTGCAAGCACTACGTGGAGCTGCTGGTGGAGAAGGGAGCCGACGTGCATGCCCAGGCCCGCGGCCGCTTCTTCCAGCCCAAGGATGAGGGCGGCTACTTCTACTTCG GAGAGCTGCCCCTCTCGCTGGCCGCCTGCACCAACCAGCCCCACATCGTGCACTACCTGACGGAGAACGGGCACAAGCAGGCGGACCTGCGGCGCCAGGACTCTCGTGGCAACACCGTGCTCCACGCCCTGGTCGCCATCGCCGACAACACCCGCGAGAACACTAAGTTCGTCACCAAAATGTACGACCTGCTCCTCGTCAAGTGCGCCAAGCTCTTCCCCGACACCAACCTGGAGGCGCTGCTCAACAACGACGGCCTCTCCCCGCTCATGATGGCCGCCAAGACGGGCAAGATCGGG ATCTTCCAGCACATCATCCGTCGGGAGATCGTGGACGAGGACGCCCGGCACCTCTCGCGCAAGTTCAAGGACTGGGCGTACGGCCCCGTCTACTCCTCCCTCTACGACCTCTCCTCGCTGGACACCTGCGGGGAGGAGGTGTCTGTGCTGGAGATCCTCGTCTACAACAGCAAGATTGAG AACCGCCACGAGATGTTGGCCGTGGAGCCCATCAACGAGCTGCTGCGCGACAAGTGGCGCAAGTTCGGGGCCGTCTCCTTCTACATCAGCGTCGTCTCCTACCTCTGCGCCATGGTCATCTTCACCCTCGTCGCCTACTACCGCCCCATGGAAGGCCCC CCCCCCTACCCGTACACCACCACCGCCGACTACCTGCGCCTGGCCGGGGAGATCATCACCCTCCTCACCGGCATCCTCTTCTTCTTCACAAAC aTCAAAGATCTGTTCATGAAGAAGTGCCCAGGCGTGAACTCCTTCTTCATAGACGGCTCCTTCCAGCTGCTTTA CTTCATCTACTCGGTGCTGGTGATCGTCACGGCGGGGCTGTACCTGGGCGGCGTCGAGGCGTACTTGGCTGTCATGGTCTTCGCGCTGGTCCTGGGCTGGATGAACGCGCTGTACTTCACCCGGGGGCTCAAGCTGACGGGGACCTACAGCATCATGATCCAGAAG ATCCTCTTCAAAGACCTTTTCCGCTTCCTCCTGGTCTACTTGCTCTTCATGATCGGCTACGCCTCGG ctctggTGTCCCTCCTCAACCCGTGTCCCAGCAGCGAGTCCTGCGGCGAGGAGCCGTCCAACTGCACGGTGCCCACCTACCCGTCCTGCCGGGACAGCCAGACCTTCAGCACCTTCCTGCTCGACCTCTTCAAGCTCACCATCGGCATGGGCGACCTGGAGATGCTCGAGAGCGCCAAGTACCCCGGCGTCTTCATCATCCTCCTCGTCACCTACATCATCCTCACCTTCGTGCTTCTCCTCAACATGCTCATCGCTCTCATGGGTGAGACAGTGGGCCAAGTCTCCAAGGAGAGCAAACACATCTGGAAGCTGCAG TGGGCCACCACCATCCTGGACATCGAGCGCTCCTTCCCGGTGTTCCTGCGGAGAGCCTTCCGCTCGGGGGAGATGGTCACCGTGGGGAAGGGCACCGACGGGACCCCCGACCGCCGCTGGTGCTTCAG GGTGGACGAGGTGAACTGGTCGCACTGGAACCAGAATCTGGGTATCATCAGTGAGGACCCGGGCAAGAGCGACACGTACCAGTACTACGGCTTTTCCCACACGGTGGGCCGGCTGCGGAGAG ATCGCTGGTCGACGGTGGTGCCGCGCGTGGTGGAGCTCAACAAGAGCTGCCAGCCCGAGGAGGTGGTGGTGCCGCTGGGGACCGTGGGGACGGCGGAGGCACGGGAGCGGCGGCACGGCCAGGCCTCGAGCTCCCCGCTTTAG
- the GLTP gene encoding glycolipid transfer protein has translation MALLLEHEFRALPADKQIETLPFLEAVAHLPPFFDCLGSPIVYSPVKADLTGNIKKIRAVYDSNPAKFKTLQNILEVEKEMHGSAWPKTGATLALMWLKRGLKFMLVLLQSISDGERDEEHPNLIRVNAMKAYEIALKKYHGWMLQKLFVGSVYALPYKSDLLKALEKGREVKEEESIEKIHQFLSRVTPILDAIYEMYTKMNAELSYKA, from the exons atgGCGCTGCTGCTGGAACACGAGTTCAGGGCGCTGCCGGCCGACAAGCAGATCGAGACGCTGCCCTTCCTGGAGGCCGTGGCGCACCTGCCGCCCTTCTTCG ATTGCCTGGGGTCTCCCATCGTCTACTCACCGGTCAAAGCAGACCTGACTGGAAATATCAAG AAAATCCGGGCGGTTTACGACTCCAACCCCGCCAAGTTCAAAACGCTGCAGAACATCCTGGAGGTGGAGAAGGAGATGCACGGCTCGGCCTGGCCCAAGACGGGCGCGACGCTGGCGCTGATGTGGTTGAAAAG GGGCCTCAAGTTCATGCTGGTGTTGCTGCAGAGCATCTCCGACGGCGAGCGGGACGAGGAGCACCCGAACCTCATCCGAGTGAACGCCATGAAGGCTTACGAGATCGCGCTGAAGAAATACCACGGCTGGATGCTGCAGAAGCTCTTCGTG GGCTCTGTCTACGCTCTTCCATACAAATCGGATTTGCTGAAGGCGTTAGAGAAGGGCAGAGAAGTCAAGGAGGAGGAAAGCATCGAGAAGATCCACCAGTTCCTCTCGAGGGTCACCCCCATCCTGGATGCGATTTATGAGATGTACACGAAGATGAACGCCGAGCTGAGCTACAAAGCCTGA